Proteins from a genomic interval of Bradyrhizobium sp. CCBAU 53340:
- a CDS encoding TRAP transporter large permease subunit gives MTGALSASGGRHGSIALLLRCSDAIAAILLAADLAVVCGSVLLRFFFNAPVEWSDDVARGLMVGSAFFGAASALARGENVGVSFFRDLLPPPLRTLVDAASAVLVVLISGYVAYNAIKLGSLTSGQTTGSGLPLELTFYPMGIGALFMTVFAVDQLCARPLPDIARGLVAVAVATGLYLAWDYLSPSSVPSAGALMLIGFFATLFGGLPIGFALALAALIFIWVEGALPGVIFAQQMARGIDNFVLLAIPFFILVGYLMEANGMSVRLIELLQRAVGRMRGGLNVVMVASMVLFSGISGSKMADVAAVGSVLIPAARRSRQNPGSAVALLAASAVMAETIPPCINLIILGFVANLSIGGLFMAGLLPAALMAAVLIAFSIIFGKTPDNAEAVEPQMPVSGLWSGAIASLGLIFMIFFGFKSGFATATEISAFAVAYALVVGSVVFRELSFKSAAQSFVQAATRAGLVLFIVAAAQSLAFTLTLQQVPHAVGDFMLGLSRTSGVWLFILLAIVVLIVMGSVLEGAAALIIFGPLLLPVAVQLGIDPLHFGVVLVIAMGIGLFAPPLGLGLYGACLIGNVPIEQTVKPILGYLGLLLLCLLVIAFVPWLSTALPRAFGY, from the coding sequence ATGACCGGCGCCTTGTCCGCCTCGGGCGGCCGCCATGGCAGCATCGCGCTGCTGCTTCGCTGCAGCGACGCGATCGCAGCCATCCTGCTGGCTGCCGATCTTGCCGTCGTCTGCGGTTCGGTGCTGCTGCGTTTCTTCTTCAACGCGCCGGTCGAATGGTCTGACGACGTCGCGCGCGGATTGATGGTCGGATCGGCCTTCTTCGGCGCGGCGAGTGCGCTCGCGCGCGGCGAGAATGTCGGCGTGTCCTTCTTCCGTGATTTGCTGCCGCCGCCGCTTCGTACGCTGGTCGACGCCGCAAGCGCCGTGCTTGTCGTGCTGATCTCCGGCTACGTCGCCTACAACGCGATCAAGCTGGGTTCGCTGACATCGGGACAGACCACCGGCTCGGGCCTGCCGCTCGAGCTCACCTTCTACCCGATGGGGATCGGTGCGCTGTTCATGACGGTGTTCGCCGTCGACCAGCTCTGCGCCAGGCCGCTTCCTGATATCGCCAGGGGCCTCGTTGCCGTCGCCGTCGCGACCGGCCTTTATCTCGCCTGGGATTATCTGTCGCCGTCCTCGGTGCCGTCGGCGGGAGCGCTGATGCTGATCGGCTTCTTCGCCACCCTGTTCGGCGGCTTGCCGATCGGCTTTGCGCTGGCGCTGGCCGCGCTGATCTTCATCTGGGTCGAGGGCGCGCTGCCGGGCGTGATCTTCGCCCAGCAGATGGCGCGCGGCATCGACAATTTCGTGCTGCTGGCAATCCCGTTCTTCATCCTCGTCGGCTATCTTATGGAAGCCAACGGCATGTCGGTGCGCCTGATCGAGCTGCTGCAGCGTGCGGTCGGCCGCATGCGCGGCGGCTTGAACGTCGTGATGGTGGCCTCGATGGTGTTGTTCTCGGGCATATCAGGCTCGAAGATGGCGGACGTCGCCGCGGTCGGCTCCGTGCTGATCCCGGCGGCGCGCCGCTCCAGGCAGAATCCCGGCAGCGCGGTGGCGCTGCTGGCGGCGTCCGCGGTGATGGCGGAGACCATTCCACCCTGCATCAACCTGATCATCCTGGGCTTTGTCGCGAACCTGTCGATCGGCGGCCTGTTCATGGCGGGACTGCTGCCGGCGGCGCTGATGGCGGCGGTGCTGATTGCTTTCTCCATCATCTTCGGCAAGACGCCTGATAACGCCGAGGCGGTCGAGCCACAGATGCCGGTCTCGGGTCTGTGGAGCGGCGCGATCGCCTCGCTCGGCCTGATCTTCATGATCTTCTTCGGCTTCAAGAGCGGCTTTGCCACCGCAACCGAGATCTCGGCCTTTGCCGTGGCTTATGCGCTCGTGGTCGGCAGCGTGGTGTTCCGCGAGCTCAGCTTCAAATCGGCCGCGCAAAGCTTCGTCCAGGCGGCGACGCGCGCCGGGCTGGTGCTGTTCATCGTCGCCGCCGCGCAATCGCTGGCGTTCACGCTGACCTTGCAGCAGGTGCCGCATGCGGTCGGCGACTTCATGCTGGGCCTGTCCAGGACCTCAGGCGTCTGGCTGTTCATCCTGCTCGCGATTGTCGTGCTGATCGTGATGGGCTCGGTGCTGGAAGGCGCGGCAGCGCTCATCATCTTCGGGCCGCTGCTGCTGCCGGTCGCGGTGCAGCTTGGCATCGATCCCCTGCATTTCGGCGTCGTGCTCGTGATCGCGATGGGCATCGGCCTGTTCGCGCCGCCGCTGGGGCTTGGGCTCTACGGCGCCTGCCTGATCGGCAATGTGCCGATCGAGCAGACGGTGAAGCCGATCCTGGGCTATCTCGGCCTGTTGTTGCTCTGCCTGCTCGTCATCGCCTTCGTGCCGTGGCTGAGCACTGCCTTGCCGCGCGCGTTCGGTTACTGA
- the dctP gene encoding TRAP transporter substrate-binding protein — MTLVPVSRRTFLKSSTAVTAGLVLSPAIIGRAEAATLKLKCSSSLPNDPKFANGRVYYDNLVKNLKGNGLGEQVEVAFFPDNQLGQEIDVINSVKLGVIDLMVSGSSISANLVPLVGTYDLGFLFSSFPQQTKAFDAGAAKPIEDALLKGSNIRIIAWAYNFGSRSVLAKKPVKTPEDLAGLKIRTLPNPVITECLRLMGAAATPLAFGEIYTALQAGVLDGLEHDPPTILASKFYETAKFYALTQHNFSPLAIYFSDMTFNRMDPKLREGFLDAAKKAAIDTRAHGLAVEKEALAALTEKGVTVAECDREAFKKRVAPQIDNFIKARPESKAVIDIIRSTQA, encoded by the coding sequence ATGACCCTCGTGCCCGTCAGCCGTCGCACGTTCCTCAAGTCGTCGACGGCGGTGACCGCCGGCCTCGTGCTCTCTCCCGCCATCATCGGTCGCGCTGAAGCCGCGACGCTGAAGCTGAAATGCTCGTCCTCGCTGCCGAACGATCCCAAATTCGCCAACGGCCGCGTCTACTACGACAATCTCGTCAAGAATCTGAAAGGCAACGGGCTCGGCGAGCAGGTCGAGGTCGCCTTCTTCCCTGACAACCAGCTCGGCCAGGAAATCGACGTCATCAATTCCGTGAAGCTCGGCGTCATCGACCTGATGGTGTCGGGCTCGTCGATCTCGGCCAATCTGGTGCCGCTGGTCGGGACCTACGATCTCGGCTTCCTGTTCTCGAGCTTCCCGCAGCAGACCAAGGCATTCGACGCCGGCGCCGCCAAGCCGATCGAGGACGCGCTGCTCAAGGGCAGCAACATCCGCATCATCGCCTGGGCCTATAATTTCGGCTCGCGCAGCGTGCTCGCGAAGAAGCCGGTGAAGACGCCGGAGGATCTCGCCGGCCTCAAGATCCGCACCTTGCCCAATCCCGTCATCACCGAATGCCTCCGCCTGATGGGCGCTGCCGCGACGCCGCTGGCATTCGGCGAAATCTACACGGCGCTGCAGGCCGGCGTGCTCGACGGGCTTGAGCACGATCCGCCGACCATCCTCGCCAGCAAGTTCTATGAGACGGCAAAGTTCTACGCGCTGACGCAGCACAATTTCTCGCCGCTTGCGATCTATTTCAGCGACATGACCTTCAATCGCATGGATCCGAAGCTGCGCGAGGGTTTTCTCGATGCTGCCAAGAAGGCGGCGATCGACACGCGCGCGCACGGGCTCGCGGTCGAGAAGGAAGCGCTGGCGGCGCTGACCGAGAAGGGCGTGACGGTGGCCGAATGCGACCGCGAGGCCTTCAAGAAGCGCGTGGCGCCGCAGATCGACAACTTCATCAAGGCGCGGCCGGAGTCCAAGGCCGTCATCGATATCATTCGCTCGACGCAAGCCTGA
- a CDS encoding ABC transporter substrate-binding protein — MKRSRSAIGIALAAALLATATLTARGDEVGVSGDAILFGQAAALEGPSSVLGQHMRRGIVAAFTEINAKGGVHGRKLQLISRDDGYDPDRSVSQTLRLIEDDKVFALIGAVGTPTAIATIPVTSARNIPFIGPFSGAEFLRDLELPNVVNIRASYRAESETLIKHLTEDRHFTRIGIFYQDDAFGRDGLAGVKGALARRGLELAAEGTFERNTRAVSAAWRTIKRAEPEAIVMVGTYGPSAEFIKLAHRNGAYPTFVNISFVGATALAKELGPDGDGVVVAQVVPFPWDRSIKLVADYQAAQAAFDPTLTPDFVSLEGYLSGRLVAAALEKAGPNPTRASLLRTINDIGRFDISGTIVTVGARAVDTPPKVFLTVIQKDGTFKAIDRL; from the coding sequence ATGAAACGATCGCGCTCAGCGATAGGCATAGCGCTTGCCGCCGCGTTGCTGGCGACGGCAACGCTGACGGCAAGAGGCGACGAGGTCGGCGTCAGCGGGGACGCGATCCTGTTCGGCCAGGCTGCGGCGCTCGAGGGTCCCTCCTCCGTGCTCGGACAACACATGCGGCGCGGAATCGTCGCGGCCTTCACCGAGATCAACGCCAAAGGTGGCGTCCATGGCCGCAAGCTCCAGCTCATCAGCCGCGATGACGGCTACGATCCCGACCGCTCGGTGTCGCAGACCCTGCGGCTGATCGAGGACGACAAGGTGTTCGCATTGATCGGCGCAGTCGGCACGCCGACTGCCATCGCGACCATCCCCGTGACCAGCGCCCGCAACATCCCCTTCATCGGGCCGTTCAGCGGCGCCGAATTCCTGCGCGACCTCGAACTGCCGAACGTCGTGAACATCCGCGCGAGCTACCGCGCGGAATCCGAGACCCTGATCAAGCATCTCACCGAGGACCGCCATTTCACCCGGATCGGCATCTTCTACCAGGACGATGCCTTCGGCCGCGATGGCCTCGCCGGCGTGAAGGGCGCCCTTGCCAGGCGCGGGCTCGAACTCGCCGCGGAAGGCACTTTCGAGCGCAACACCCGCGCGGTTAGCGCGGCCTGGCGCACCATCAAGCGCGCCGAGCCCGAGGCGATCGTCATGGTCGGCACTTACGGTCCGAGCGCCGAGTTCATCAAGCTCGCGCACCGCAACGGCGCCTATCCGACCTTCGTCAACATCTCCTTCGTCGGCGCCACCGCGCTCGCCAAAGAGCTCGGTCCTGATGGCGATGGCGTCGTCGTCGCGCAGGTCGTGCCGTTTCCCTGGGATCGCTCGATCAAGCTCGTCGCCGACTACCAGGCGGCACAGGCGGCGTTCGATCCGACGCTGACGCCGGACTTCGTGTCGCTCGAAGGTTACCTCTCCGGCCGCCTCGTGGCGGCGGCGCTGGAAAAAGCCGGACCGAACCCGACCCGCGCCAGCCTGCTGCGCACGATCAACGATATCGGCCGCTTCGACATCAGCGGGACCATCGTCACCGTCGGTGCGCGCGCCGTCGACACGCCACCAAAGGTGTTCCTGACGGTGATCCAGAAGGACGGAACGTTCAAGGCGATCGATCGGCTGTAG
- a CDS encoding NAD(P)-dependent oxidoreductase, with protein sequence MKVLLAHTPEMRRNYYGDRSLNGLRAIADVILHEGEQALDAGALVNAAKEADIIVADRMTEGRGEIFGQLPRLRAFVRCAVDIRNVDVDAASQAGVLVTRAGPGFVQAVAELAVGFMVDLSRGVSRTTADYQAGRKPEARMGRQLAGSTIGIIGYGSIGRYLAEIAKVLRMNVLVADPFADVSGSAIRHVALDELLAASDYVVCLAIASEQTEKLIGEAALARMQKHAVFINLSRGNLVDEAALAKALLENRIGGAAMDVGRAPDQMPTPELARLPNVIATPHVGGLTPQAIEYQSLETVRQVEAIIKGEAPVGAVNAERWTRRP encoded by the coding sequence GTGAAAGTCCTGCTGGCCCACACGCCGGAGATGCGCCGCAACTATTACGGCGATCGCAGCCTGAATGGCCTGCGCGCCATTGCCGATGTGATCCTGCACGAGGGCGAGCAGGCACTCGACGCAGGCGCCCTCGTCAATGCGGCGAAGGAGGCCGACATCATCGTCGCCGATCGCATGACCGAAGGCCGCGGCGAGATCTTTGGGCAACTGCCGCGCCTGCGTGCTTTCGTCCGCTGCGCCGTCGATATCAGGAACGTCGACGTGGACGCCGCCTCGCAGGCCGGCGTGCTGGTGACCCGTGCCGGTCCCGGCTTCGTCCAGGCGGTCGCCGAGCTTGCCGTCGGCTTCATGGTCGATCTGTCGCGCGGCGTGTCGCGGACCACTGCGGACTACCAGGCCGGCCGCAAGCCGGAGGCGCGGATGGGCCGCCAGCTCGCCGGCAGCACGATCGGCATCATCGGCTATGGCAGCATCGGCCGCTACCTCGCAGAGATCGCCAAGGTGCTGCGCATGAACGTGCTGGTCGCCGATCCCTTCGCTGATGTCAGCGGCAGCGCGATCCGACATGTCGCGCTCGACGAGCTGCTCGCGGCGTCCGACTACGTCGTCTGCCTCGCCATCGCCAGCGAGCAGACCGAGAAGCTGATCGGGGAGGCGGCGCTGGCGCGCATGCAGAAGCACGCCGTCTTCATCAATCTGTCGCGCGGCAACCTCGTCGACGAAGCGGCGCTCGCCAAGGCGCTGCTGGAGAATCGCATCGGCGGCGCGGCGATGGATGTCGGGCGCGCGCCCGACCAGATGCCGACGCCGGAACTGGCAAGGCTTCCCAACGTCATCGCCACGCCGCATGTCGGCGGGCTGACACCGCAGGCGATCGAATACCAGTCGCTGGAAACGGTGCGGCAGGTCGAGGCGATCATCAAGGGCGAGGCCCCGGTCGGCGCGGTCAACGCCGAGCGCTGGACGCGGCGGCCCTGA
- a CDS encoding EAL domain-containing protein yields the protein MAGRRRIAPLLRLYRPALVAAAVGLLFSLAGAAAVARWEDRVNKIEFENAAETQSIVMQNGMNEYISRLVALRTLFESSNEGVTRSEFETFSGKLFERYPGLLRIGWLPRIARKERAEYEAAAIADGVSGYRVKALEGEGFVTAPQGEEYYPVFYSTQPKTSAVYGMDYMSVPKRKPVLARARDNDQIAAIRTELYERNGAGQLPNVFVIVPVYAKGTSRDTVADRRRNISGFVVGIFDLPLLMQAIRVRTGASPAVSVNVYQPFSARIVSLEGMLPDYASASGAPQSMRDVARNRHWSGVLKIGDTDWQVRAVPTAGGPLETSYDRAGAVLIVGMLLTLSLATYLMLASRNSRRLSLANRRVLELAQTDVLTGLPNRAFFLTRLDELNGRLMDGGSTFSILMLDLDRFKNVNDSLGHGAGDALLRLVAQRLKSAVRGTDVLARLGGDEFAIIQEGCEDQRVSSTELATRIARLIAEPFPLPGHRVEIGTSIGIAIAPDHGYDQEQLLKKADLALYRSKSAGRNCFTIYDEAMSAELEARNTLEGDLRDAIARCQLEVHYQPFMDAGTGARRGFEALVRWRHPARGLIPPDQFIALAEETGLIVPLGEFVLRRACADAANWPSDLVVAVNLSPIQFKEADLFEVICAALRDSGLSPQRLEIEITESVLLERGAENHAFMERLKNIGIELALDDFGTGYSSLSYLTAFPFDKIKIDKSFIRNLTHQPRSSAIISSIVTLARGLDMSVTAEGVEISEEFERLRALGVNFAQGYLFGRPRPIGEIELDAPAEPSRLDAA from the coding sequence ATGGCTGGACGGCGGCGGATTGCGCCGTTGCTCAGGCTGTATCGTCCTGCGCTGGTGGCGGCTGCCGTCGGCCTGCTGTTCTCGCTCGCTGGCGCAGCTGCGGTCGCGCGCTGGGAAGACCGCGTCAACAAGATCGAATTCGAGAACGCGGCCGAAACGCAATCCATCGTCATGCAGAACGGCATGAACGAATATATCAGCCGGCTCGTGGCGCTGCGAACCCTGTTCGAATCCTCCAACGAAGGGGTCACGCGCAGCGAGTTCGAGACGTTCAGCGGCAAGCTGTTCGAGCGCTATCCCGGCTTGCTGCGCATCGGCTGGCTGCCGCGGATCGCCCGCAAGGAGCGGGCCGAATATGAGGCTGCCGCGATTGCCGACGGCGTCTCCGGCTATCGCGTCAAGGCACTCGAGGGCGAGGGCTTCGTCACCGCGCCGCAGGGCGAGGAATATTACCCCGTCTTCTATTCAACGCAGCCGAAGACGTCGGCCGTCTACGGCATGGACTATATGAGCGTGCCGAAACGCAAGCCGGTGCTTGCGCGCGCCCGCGACAACGACCAGATCGCCGCGATCCGCACCGAGCTCTACGAGCGGAATGGCGCCGGCCAGCTGCCGAACGTGTTCGTGATCGTTCCCGTCTACGCCAAGGGCACCTCGCGCGACACCGTCGCCGATCGTCGCCGCAACATCTCGGGCTTCGTCGTCGGCATCTTCGATCTGCCTTTGCTGATGCAGGCCATCCGCGTCAGGACCGGGGCGAGCCCCGCAGTCAGCGTCAACGTCTATCAGCCCTTCAGCGCGCGCATCGTCAGCCTTGAGGGCATGCTGCCCGATTACGCCTCCGCATCGGGTGCACCGCAATCGATGCGCGATGTCGCGCGTAACAGGCACTGGTCGGGCGTCCTCAAGATCGGCGATACCGACTGGCAGGTGCGGGCGGTTCCGACCGCCGGCGGCCCGCTGGAGACGAGCTATGACCGCGCCGGCGCCGTGTTGATCGTCGGCATGCTGCTGACGCTGTCGCTGGCGACCTATCTGATGCTGGCAAGCCGCAATTCGCGGCGGCTGTCGCTGGCCAACCGGCGCGTGCTCGAGCTTGCGCAGACCGACGTCCTGACCGGATTGCCGAACCGCGCCTTCTTCCTGACCCGGCTCGACGAGCTCAACGGCCGGCTGATGGACGGCGGTTCGACCTTCTCGATCCTGATGCTCGATCTCGACCGCTTCAAGAACGTCAACGATTCCCTGGGTCATGGCGCAGGCGACGCGCTGCTGCGCCTCGTGGCGCAGCGGCTGAAATCCGCAGTCCGCGGGACCGACGTGCTCGCGCGACTGGGCGGCGACGAATTCGCCATCATCCAGGAAGGCTGTGAGGACCAGCGCGTCTCCTCGACCGAGCTGGCGACGCGGATCGCCAGGCTCATAGCCGAGCCGTTCCCGTTGCCGGGTCATCGTGTCGAGATCGGCACCAGCATCGGCATTGCGATCGCGCCGGATCACGGCTACGACCAGGAACAGCTGCTGAAGAAGGCCGATCTCGCGCTCTATCGTTCGAAATCGGCCGGCCGCAACTGCTTCACCATCTACGACGAGGCGATGTCGGCCGAGCTCGAGGCGCGCAACACGCTGGAAGGTGATCTGCGCGATGCCATCGCGCGCTGCCAGCTCGAGGTGCACTATCAGCCCTTCATGGATGCCGGCACCGGCGCGCGGCGCGGCTTCGAGGCGCTGGTGCGCTGGCGGCATCCGGCGCGCGGGCTGATCCCGCCGGATCAGTTCATCGCGCTCGCCGAGGAGACCGGGCTGATCGTGCCGCTCGGCGAATTCGTGCTGCGCCGCGCCTGCGCCGATGCTGCAAACTGGCCATCCGACCTGGTGGTCGCGGTCAATCTGTCGCCGATCCAGTTCAAGGAAGCCGATCTGTTCGAGGTCATCTGCGCGGCATTGCGCGATTCCGGCCTGTCGCCCCAGCGGCTCGAAATCGAGATTACCGAGTCTGTCCTGCTGGAGCGCGGCGCCGAGAACCACGCATTCATGGAGCGGCTCAAGAACATCGGCATCGAGCTCGCGCTCGACGATTTCGGCACCGGCTATTCCTCGCTGAGCTATCTCACGGCGTTTCCGTTCGACAAGATCAAGATCGACAAATCCTTCATCCGCAACCTCACGCACCAGCCGCGCTCTTCCGCCATCATCTCCTCGATCGTGACGTTGGCGCGCGGGCTCGATATGTCGGTGACGGCCGAAGGCGTCGAGATATCAGAGGAGTTCGAACGGCTGCGGGCGCTCGGCGTCAATTTCGCACAAGGCTATCTGTTCGGCCGCCCACGGCCGATCGGCGAGATCGAGCTGGATGCACCCGCGGAGCCTTCACGGCTCGACGCGGCCTGA